The Elaeis guineensis isolate ETL-2024a chromosome 5, EG11, whole genome shotgun sequence DNA segment aaaaagaaaagaaatgttgAAACAGTATTCTGATCTTTGTGGGGGTAACATTGGATTCCTGGACCCTGAAATTGAATATCAAAACTCAGACATATTGCTATCATCTTCCATCATCTTGGTATATATGCATTTAGTAACGGGACACGATATTGGAAGACATACATAATATTAGATTCTTGGACCCCGACAATCTCAGTACATGATCAGAGACTTCCACTTAATACCAGTGAAAGGAGAAGGAATTTAGCTACAAGAATGATGAATTTAGTGGTACTGGAAATCCTTTTTCCATGGCATTGCATGATATGTAGTGTTTTGGCTGTTTTCATGTCGTACAGTAAACAACCCATtattctattcttctcttttcttttcttttcttctttgtcTGTGTGTGTCTGTATTTGTGTCTTAGCTAGCCTGTTTATGTGATGCTAAGCCCCCTTGCATTATAAACCCACCTTGAAATCTCATATGCAGGTGCCTTCGTGGTCCCAGCCCCTTAAATTGAGATAGAATCAAAGTTATGTTTTTTAAGCTTGACTGACATAATAACATATTCATTTAtacaaataatattatattttgttATTACACTCAGGTAAGGTTTTGGACCAGGCTTGGTATGGGGTGGTTGTGGCTTAACTTGGTGTGGGAGAAATCTTAGACATGATCTCAGCTAAACTGAAGCCAGAGTCACTATAGCACATATCTGACTTACTGAGGCCCGAGGCCTAGTTCTGACAGGTCTCAGAAATACATGCCCTTTTACATCTTCTGCACCTATTTCTATGTTTTCATTCTTGCCATCATCCATGGTAAACATTAATGGGATTCCGTTGCCTGTAAAAATCTTTTCCACTGTGAGGAACATGCAAACGGACCTCAAAAGACAGCCCTTATTTACTATTCAATAGAAAAATATGTCCTTGGAGTTTCATTTCTTCAAACTGTCTCTAATATTGGATCTTTACAAAGTAGAAAGACGGTGCTTGTGCTTTTTCGGCCAAGCTCAGGCAAGCAATCAGCGAGTTTCATAAATCTGAGCCTGGTCGTATATGTTatgttacacacacacacacacacacacacacacacacacaacgcTGACATGGTTATAGTGCAATATAAGTGAAATTCTGGGTTTTACTGGAGTTACTCAACAATAGAAGTGGGAGCTCATGTGGTAAATTATTTATGGTGTCAATAATGTTGTTAAAGGTGAGAACAAGAGTTTGTACATGGTAAATCTTTAATGTTTTCAGCAGTTCCAGTGATGGTTTCTGGTTAATGGGTTTGTCTTGGATTGGAAAAGGGATTAGGAGAATGAGAGGGAGAAGTAGGTGTGAATAGAAGTGGGAAGAAGAGGTGACAATGAGACAAAGTTTTGATGGTAAAAAGCCTTATTTGGGGGATGATTCAGTATTACAGAAGTAAAAGCaccaagaaaagaaaacaaatggTAGGACTAGAAACAACAGGCTCTGGAAGTTTGCGCATTTCAGTGCAACAGATAGAATTCATATGTGAATATGGATAGATCTTTCCTCTGCTGGGGTTGGTGGGTGGGTGTTTGGTGGGGGAGGGGGATGACTGGTCAGTTTGTGTTGAGAATATTTGGCATTATGCAGAGCAGGCAGAGGCACATAGAGAGCGTGAGTGAGCTAGCCATTAAATATGCTAGAGAGACTCTTTCTTTATAAGACATTTAAATCCAGCCAAAATTTTTCATGACAGATTATAAATTACTCTTATTCATAATATTCTAGTTAatcagtatttttttaaaaaaataccaaatTATTAACTTGTGACGTGCAGGCTCAAGGATCTTCATCAGAGGTGCCCCAAAGAGATGGATGCTTATGCAGGTTGCATGTATTACTATACCAATGAGTTTGACTTATGTCGCAAAGAACAACAAGAGTTTGAGAAAGCATGCCCAATTTCTGAGTAATGCTGGAGGTTGTCTCTTGGACTGTGAGGGATAACTTTAGAAAAACACAATTCATGAATTCCTCGGTTATGTTTTTCTTTAATGAGACTGTCTAATGGCATCATAGTACTCTTTTACTGAATTCGGGTTCTTGAAATTTTCTAAGGCTTATGGCCACATGTTTCTGTGTGGCATCAGTATTTGATCTTTCTTTGCAACAATAGTTCTGTTGGAATTAATCTGCTCTCGGATTCTTCTGTATAAGGTGTTATCATGCCAAATAAAATCATGTCTTAAGACCTCTTCAATGGTGCTTCCACGTTTTTGTTTATTAAGGGAATGTGATGCATAAATGGAAGATTGCATATTCATATGTTCAGTAGGGACTCCATCACATATGGTATAAGCCTAACATATTCATGCGAGCATgcgtaaaaaaattttagaattcaTGCAAGCAATGATTTGCATTGGCTCACTCAAAGTACTTGCTGTAGCCTGTAGGCAATGAGTCTCCTTGTCGTGGAGCTCAATATGttctataacttaatttttagTGAAAATTCATTTTCAGTACTATTGTTAGTATCTGCATTATCTACAATAATGCATATTTCAGTGATATATGATGAGCACGTATATGTTGTGTTTCCATGATTGTTATCATGCTAATCATTTTCTATTAAAATGGATCAGCTACAGAGGACAATTTTGGACCGGGAAAGATTTAGAGGACTCTGTTTTATGCCATTGGCTGGTTAACATGATATCAACAATTTTAAGGATGGAGCCTCAGTGCAATGGCAACTTAAACTTCAAGCTGGGAAAAGGTTTGCCCGGAAACATGCAGACCTAATTAGCGTATAGAGGAATATATAAGATTTCCTATGTGAATTGTGCTTGATAGATGACTTATATAAGTTTGTTTAGGGAGGCCAACCAGATTCTAGATTGCATTGCTACTATGCCCTATAATTTGGATGAATCAGTAAGGTGCACCTATGACTTCTTGCCCTACACTATATGTACCATGTGGCCATGCACATCATACCGCTTATTCATATAGCAATGCACTAAGATGTGTGCTTGATCAATGAAGTGTTCATTTCTTCGATTATAATCAGGTTCACTCCGACTTTGCTGAAATTGTAGTCTGCACTCATCCATTTTTTCGAAGGTCTGTCATGTGAAAATATGGTATGCAATCATTCTAtgtaagagaaattttttgtgcaccgcaggcGGTGCAGAACCATATGCAACATCTGCGGTGAGCGGTGATTGGCTCACACATgaggttgaaaaaaaaaaaaaaaaaaaaaatttgcatgtAATCATCACGAGCGGTATGTATATTATGTCCGTCTTTTGTCAGCAGCACCATGATAGATCTAGGCCTATCCACGGTGGTCTAAACCATAAACGGATCCAGCTTGGAATTGTGGGCCTCAGTCCCAGACGGGCAAACCATACTCATCCTCTCGTAGACTTGTTCTGATGGCCGTGTCCCATTTTCCGTCtccaaaatattattaaatttcaAAAGTAGGCAGAAGAAACAGAAGAGAAGCCCGAAGTCGCCGCGGAGAAGGGAGGAGGATGGGCTACCGCCGCTGCGACCACCGCCGGTGGAGATAAGCATCCTATCACCGCATCCGTTCAAAATCCTCCACCAATTCCGCGGAAGACCAGCTCTCATCACCGGCGAAGCGTATCGTGTGGAAGCGAAAAGTGGCAGTCCTGATTCCTTCGACAAAAAATCTCTCCCTCCTTCGGCTTTGTCTTACACTCTACTCTACCGCATCTCACGACTCTCATCACATGAAATAACccgtcttattcttcttcttcttcaccaCTCTCTCCTTTCTGACGTTCAAACGAAGCGTATTCTGTCgcttctctcttccctctcatTCTCCTTATTATTCTCACCTCCTCCCCCCTTCCAAATGACCCGAGCCGAGACCCCATCTCCGCCGCTCATCACGTGGTCCCTCACGGGGAAGCGGGGCAGGAAGATCCCCCAACCTACCCACCGCGAGCCGGAGAGCCAAGAGCGCGACATCGCTCGCTTCCTCCTCACGCTCTCCTCCCGTCCTCCCGCCCCCGATGGTGACCTCCGTCGTCTCGGCGAGGCGGTGGCGAACACCGGCAGTTGTAGATGGGACGGAGATGGCGAGAGGATCAGgaggagtaggaggaggaggagaagagcgacgacgaaggcgCGGGTGCACGAGTGCTCGCTGTGTCCGAAGAGGTTCCGGACGGGGCGGGCGCTGGGAGGGCACATGAAGAGCCACTGGGAACGTGATCTCCACGGAAGGGTGGTCAAGAAGAAGACGAGGAAGCTCAGCTCCttgctagggttagggttagggctaAGGTTCGATCTCGAGCTCGATTTGCCCTCTCCTTCGCCTCCTAATCCCAAGCTCCTGGTGTTCTCTTCagcaggaaaagaaagaaaggaacgaGATGAGGAATACGGCGGCGATTCTTTAGCGGTGGATCCATTGTTTCCGTTCTAAGAGGTTACCTCTCCTTCCCGTTACCGTTTCGTTAAATATTTTTGTCCAGACCCTCGCCTGTGTCCTTTTGCGTTCTATTATTTTTGGGAATAAGGACGAAGTAACTACCGAAATTGCCTACCAGCCATTTTACAGAAAACGATCGGAGAGATGGTCACAAAATTCAGTAATTAATGGTACTTTGAGGGGCAGTGTTTGGGTGGCCAGCGACGGAAACGTATTGGAGTATTTGAGAACCGGAAACAGGGGAGAGCAGTCATGTGCTTGTCGTGGTGTTCCGCGATCTGAGGCCAGTGAGGTGTGAAGGGTCTCGATTGGAAAGACATGGTgtaattgatagaaaaagtatttttattCTCGTTTCTTTTTTTAGTATTATGATTCCTACTTCTATATGAATGTGTCTTTTTATTTTGCTCTCTGCTTTTTTAACTGCTTCGAGGAACAATGGATGGGCCATTAGAAGTACGAGGATGGTGGTGATCCAATAAGGTGTTCATTAGGGGCTtaagtgaaaaaaaaatattaacatcCAATAGAATGGCGACATGCTAGTTTATGGCATGCAAAAGGACTTGTATCCCTCGTTTGGAGGTTGATATAGCTTTTGTTGGAGACAAGCAGCTAGTGTAGCAGCTTCACAACATTCTTCTCTGGACCGTAGAGCTGCTTGAGAGTGTAAGAAATTCTATACGTTCTTGCAAatgaaaacaaaaggaaaaaaaaaaaaactggaacTTAGTTTGCAGCATTGCTTCAGCAACAAACATGCATACTATTATGAGCTTATTGGGTGCATGTTGGTATGAAATATTCATGCCAGAAAATAAAAACAGTGCTTATTTTGGTTCTGGTTCGGAAAACTGATGAGTTATCTAGTTTGTATAATCTTTAAATAGGATTTAGAAATTTACCCTTCACTTGAATAGCTATGACTTGGTAACTTTAATAAGCAACTAAACATTAGTTAATGTTACCATGTACATGTTTCCTGAGAAGATAAATTTACATGTAAATTTATTGTGATTTAGAGGTGAAGGGGACATGATTGATATTTGATATATTTTGCATGGTCACATGCTTGCTTACCCATTTGTCACGACTACCATATATGGTTATGGAAGCATAGCTTCAGTAGAATATCGGTCATCTATGTTAAGTTTATACGTATCGGTCCCAGGAGATTTGATTATTCGGTTTTTCTTGGCTTTTGGTATTGAATGAACTCTTGACTTCAACAATGGTGGTAAAAATACAATGCAAGGCAATGAGAGAGCATGCATGCTGCATGGAGGCATATTGATTCTTATTCATAAACTAGCTATAATTTTGCTTCATTCTCTGGTATCACCATGAAATGTTGTTTGAAAATTCTTTAATTGGTTAGCATCCTATTCGTTGCTACCTGGCATTAGTTCCATTTGTCATTCATAGCACTATCCCTTCCTAAGTTGTGTATGAGCACAATATTGTAGGAAATTATACCCAACACCATATACACCATGTAGTCGTGCACCATTCCAATCATCTCGTTTCCTTCCAATAGGCTTCATCAAGTGCTCCTATTAGTGATTGGCCATAGCAAAGAGATAAAGTAATTTTTACGGTATATGgccatattgatgtatgtggtataggatataattttttataatattattttcttCATCTGACCCTGACCAAGATTCAACAATACTGGCCACTAGCTAGCCCAAAGCCAAATAGATCCGTGAGTTTCCAAGTTGGTATGCATTATATGAAGAGGATTTCCTACAACTCTAACCTGTGCCTATGAAAAACTAGAATTATTTAATCATGCTTACAGTATCCACGTCAGAATCCCTGGTATATGATGCAGTTAATAGGTTATTGGACCTACTCAATCCGTAATGGAAAGACCACCACGACAGCTAtgataaaaagaaaaacaagcaAAAGAACATCTCCAGGGTACTTCTTCATTGGCGTAGGCCTATAGAGATGCTACCACTCTTCATCCACCACCTTTGTGGTTGGATGATGTGTTTGTTTTGGATGTCTTTTCCATATACCTACTCGTAGGAAAAAAAGTGGGGAAAAGAGAAAACCTTCACGATTTTCTTTTCATTCCATGCAATATACCTTCTGAAGTGCTCATATCAGATGCTTGAAAATGAATTTCGGTATTAGATGAGCATGCTTAGTGGTATACCGGATATTTGGTCTGAGCTCAATACTAACTAGGGTGGAACCACCTCAAGGGTGTCCAATCTCATtcatcttg contains these protein-coding regions:
- the LOC140857900 gene encoding uncharacterized protein encodes the protein MTRAETPSPPLITWSLTGKRGRKIPQPTHREPESQERDIARFLLTLSSRPPAPDGDLRRLGEAVANTGSCRWDGDGERIRRSRRRRRRATTKARVHECSLCPKRFRTGRALGGHMKSHWERDLHGRVVKKKTRKLSSLLGLGLGLRFDLELDLPSPSPPNPKLLVFSSAGKERKERDEEYGGDSLAVDPLFPF